In Methanofollis fontis, the following proteins share a genomic window:
- a CDS encoding DUF1616 domain-containing protein, which translates to MSEEKPAIVEALEPGAVQKDLLAIALWTVATVLCIYLPVLNESVLRVVFGLPMVLFIPGYALIAALFPAKDDLDGIERVALSFGLSIAVVPLIGLALNYTPWGIRLDPILTSLVIFTFAMIAVAHWRRMVLPPEQRFVVPFASMAIEAREELFPEEASRLDRALSAILVLAIIAAVATTVYVIVVPKEGEHFTEFYILGDGGKAADYPTDFFAGTNQSLIIGVGNHEYRNVTYTVEVLLTNQTFDTATNTSTVHEMERIGRFSLEIPHNETVEEPYAFSVDRTDMNRLQFLLFNETVPADAIWGTDRVNASYRDLHLWIRVRPPVQ; encoded by the coding sequence ATGAGTGAAGAAAAGCCCGCAATTGTTGAGGCCCTTGAACCCGGGGCGGTCCAGAAGGACCTCCTCGCCATCGCCCTCTGGACGGTGGCGACCGTCCTCTGCATCTATCTCCCGGTGCTCAACGAGAGCGTGCTGCGGGTGGTCTTCGGCCTCCCCATGGTCCTCTTCATCCCGGGCTATGCACTCATCGCCGCACTTTTTCCCGCAAAGGACGATCTCGACGGTATCGAACGGGTCGCCCTCTCCTTCGGGCTCTCGATCGCCGTCGTCCCCCTCATCGGACTGGCGCTCAACTACACGCCCTGGGGCATCCGCCTCGATCCGATCCTGACATCCCTGGTGATCTTCACCTTTGCGATGATCGCCGTGGCGCACTGGCGGAGAATGGTGCTGCCACCCGAACAACGCTTTGTCGTTCCCTTTGCCTCCATGGCGATAGAGGCGCGTGAAGAACTCTTCCCGGAAGAGGCCTCTCGCCTCGACCGGGCGCTCTCGGCCATACTCGTCCTGGCCATCATCGCCGCCGTGGCGACGACGGTGTATGTGATCGTCGTCCCCAAGGAGGGCGAACACTTCACCGAGTTCTACATTCTTGGTGACGGTGGGAAGGCCGCAGACTATCCGACCGACTTTTTTGCAGGGACGAATCAGTCCCTGATCATCGGCGTGGGCAACCACGAGTACAGGAACGTGACCTACACCGTCGAGGTGCTGCTCACAAACCAGACCTTCGATACGGCGACAAACACCAGCACGGTGCATGAAATGGAGCGTATCGGACGGTTTTCACTTGAGATCCCGCACAACGAAACGGTCGAAGAACCATATGCGTTCAGCGTCGACCGGACGGACATGAACAGGCTCCAGTTCCTCCTCTTCAACGAAACCGTGCCCGCCGACGCCATCTGGGGCACAGACCGGGTCAACGCCAGTTACCGGGACCTGCACCTCTGGATCAGGGTCAGGCCGCCGGTTCAATAA
- a CDS encoding DUF58 domain-containing protein has translation MRPRPAAEGIAVLAVSLGVYALLFDDTAGMAAAGVLALFLVYRAGSFYREFALLLPTVTVKRTTGKRIARQGSRIRVASVVAHDPGTPLSVTFEDIAPPVAIVENVDPPRLQAPGETVLRSVLRLMAAGDTSFGGLVVRAHDPFFSGSLTLRGEGFSAPSLRITPESIPVAGAGRGDVSGEIEGGKNRILRGQETRGYREYIVGDSLEMVDWKLSAKYGTMIVREVEGISGGRPFVIVDLPDRRDAPGKEEFARYSMSVNGGVEGTFTRFGACPLLIVSGAEILSYLPSGSAEKEILDALSGITPTERAVHLYRYLDPVIARSRIRAIERTPGEAPEYRRRLSGILSAYSGNAPPLPFREGVGRAIRASGAATVLLYSTFRGDPSHLVQIALEARRQGMEMQVYALGAEGAGRAARLLAPHQIEAVEEI, from the coding sequence GTGAGGCCCCGCCCGGCAGCAGAGGGGATCGCCGTCCTCGCCGTCTCCCTCGGCGTATATGCCCTGCTGTTTGACGATACTGCAGGTATGGCGGCTGCCGGCGTTCTCGCGCTTTTCCTGGTCTACCGTGCCGGATCCTTTTACCGGGAGTTTGCCCTTCTCCTGCCCACGGTGACGGTGAAAAGGACGACCGGAAAGCGGATTGCACGGCAGGGTTCGCGCATCCGGGTGGCGTCCGTGGTCGCCCATGATCCCGGAACCCCTCTTTCCGTGACGTTTGAGGATATCGCCCCTCCTGTTGCCATTGTGGAAAACGTCGATCCCCCCCGCCTTCAGGCGCCGGGTGAGACGGTGCTCCGGTCGGTGCTCCGCCTCATGGCGGCGGGCGATACCTCCTTTGGCGGTCTCGTCGTCCGGGCGCACGATCCCTTCTTCTCCGGGAGTCTCACTCTGCGGGGGGAGGGATTCTCGGCACCCTCTCTCAGGATCACGCCCGAGAGCATTCCGGTGGCGGGCGCAGGCAGGGGTGATGTTTCCGGTGAGATCGAGGGCGGCAAGAACAGGATCCTGCGGGGACAGGAGACGAGGGGCTACCGGGAGTATATCGTCGGCGATTCCCTCGAGATGGTGGACTGGAAACTCTCGGCGAAGTACGGGACGATGATCGTCAGGGAGGTCGAAGGGATAAGCGGCGGGAGACCATTTGTGATCGTCGACCTCCCCGACCGGCGCGATGCACCCGGGAAAGAGGAGTTCGCACGCTATTCCATGTCCGTGAATGGTGGGGTGGAGGGGACGTTCACCCGTTTCGGGGCGTGTCCACTCCTCATTGTCTCGGGCGCGGAGATCCTCTCCTACCTTCCGTCCGGGAGCGCGGAGAAGGAGATCCTGGATGCGCTCTCCGGGATCACGCCGACGGAGCGGGCGGTCCATCTCTACCGCTATCTCGATCCGGTGATTGCCCGCTCCCGGATCCGCGCCATCGAGCGGACCCCGGGGGAGGCACCGGAATACAGGCGGCGTCTTTCCGGCATCCTCTCGGCATATAGCGGGAATGCCCCGCCGCTTCCCTTCAGGGAGGGCGTGGGCCGGGCGATCCGCGCCTCAGGTGCGGCGACCGTCCTCCTCTACTCGACGTTCAGGGGTGACCCGAGTCATCTGGTCCAGATCGCCCTTGAGGCCCGGCGGCAGGGGATGGAGATGCAGGTCTATGCCCTGGGGGCGGAGGGTGCCGGGCGTGCGGCGCGGCTGCTCGCCCCCCACCAGATCGAAGCGGTGGAGGAGATCTAG
- a CDS encoding AAA family ATPase, producing the protein MVANECDIDFIADTYEEVVETTQRFVVGNRPLIELIFIGLLSEGAVLIEGVPGTAKTTVSKIMAKLLSYSFKRVQGAVDVQPADIIGVRIYVADESQFVLQKGPIFSNFVLVDEINRLTPKTQSALLESMSEHQATIDGNTYPLPKPFFVIATQNPYEFEGTFSLVEAQRDRFMYSIPLTHLGVEDELEIIRRDNAGGLNWTDYEESIPPLLTNEDVGQMITEVRSIRSDDAVMHYIADIVAATREHADVRLGASSRASLALLRGAKVHAAIDHRDYVIPDDVKSLASPVLRHRILLEREAILGQVSVDTVIAEILDSVEVS; encoded by the coding sequence ATGGTTGCGAACGAGTGTGATATTGATTTCATAGCAGATACCTACGAGGAGGTGGTCGAGACCACGCAGCGGTTTGTGGTCGGGAACAGACCCCTTATTGAACTGATCTTCATCGGTCTGCTCTCTGAAGGCGCAGTGCTCATTGAGGGTGTACCCGGCACGGCGAAGACCACCGTCTCGAAGATCATGGCAAAACTTCTCTCGTACTCGTTCAAACGGGTACAGGGTGCGGTGGACGTCCAGCCGGCAGACATCATCGGTGTGCGTATCTATGTGGCAGACGAGAGTCAGTTTGTCCTCCAGAAAGGCCCGATCTTCTCGAACTTTGTGCTTGTGGATGAGATCAACCGTCTGACCCCGAAGACCCAGTCGGCCCTGCTCGAGTCGATGAGTGAACATCAGGCAACAATCGATGGGAACACCTATCCCCTCCCCAAACCCTTCTTTGTGATCGCCACGCAGAACCCGTATGAGTTCGAGGGGACCTTCTCCCTGGTGGAGGCGCAGCGTGACCGCTTCATGTACAGCATACCGCTCACCCATCTCGGCGTCGAAGACGAACTCGAGATTATCAGGCGGGACAATGCCGGCGGTCTCAACTGGACGGACTACGAGGAATCCATACCGCCCCTTCTCACCAACGAGGACGTCGGGCAGATGATCACTGAGGTGCGGTCTATCCGCAGTGATGATGCGGTCATGCACTATATCGCCGATATCGTGGCCGCCACAAGGGAGCATGCCGATGTCCGCCTCGGCGCCAGTTCCCGCGCCTCCCTTGCCCTGTTGCGGGGTGCAAAGGTGCATGCCGCCATCGATCACCGCGACTATGTCATACCTGACGATGTCAAGTCGCTCGCCTCACCGGTGCTCCGTCACCGCATCCTCCTCGAGCGTGAGGCGATCCTGGGGCAGGTCTCGGTCGATACGGTGATCGCGGAGATCCTTGACAGTGTTGAGGTGTCCTGA